The following are encoded together in the Humulus lupulus chromosome 5, drHumLupu1.1, whole genome shotgun sequence genome:
- the LOC133778811 gene encoding auxin response factor 16-like, translating into MNEPGEAGERRNVVDPLLWHACAGRLVHVPPVNANVFYFPQGHVELAGANADYLAAYRVPPNIHCRVTAVEFNVELDSDEVFTRISLVPLPIEAYIEAINRDWVDDVLGGIVNLERPQFFSKVLTQSDAHNGGGFSVPKKLAETIFPELDYNDDPPVQTLRARDVQGRIWRFRHVYRGRPLRHLLTTGWSKFVNGKKLVAGDSIVFSKAENGEVSVGIRRVKRDNRVGRKRAESAIEAVNLAVQVKPFQVSYYPNNGTPEFCVDATAVYAAVMRKSQLGPGARFKMAFESEDSSRVSWFMGSINSDVDDQPSRWLGPLWRLLQVTWDGGDIKFVRGINPWLVRVVSTHTIQNNDRDRGRGRDRDRDRDRDRDGTHAAKQLEKSTNTENNNNQILHLFGVRIDTGQKSCL; encoded by the exons atGAACGAACCTGGTGAAGCAGGAGAGAGGAGGAACGTGGTAGATCCCCTGCTATGGCACGCCTGTGCCGGACGACTGGTTCACGTTCCTCCGGTCAATGCGAATGTGTTTTACTTCCCTCAGGGCCACGTCGAGCTTGCCGGAGCCAACGCCGATTACTTAGCCGCATATAGAGTTCCGCCGAACATTCACTGCCGAGTCACGGCCGTGGAGTTCAACGTGGAATTAGATAGCGATGAGGTTTTCACCAGGATTAGTCTCGTCCCGTTGCCGATTGAAGCCTATATCGAGGCCATCAACCGCGACTGGGTCGACGACGTTCTGGGCGGGATTGTGAACTTAGAGAGACCGCAGTTTTTTTCTAAGGTGCTTACACAATCCGACGCTCACAATGGCGGTGGTTTCTCAGTTCCGAAGAAACTGGCGGAGACTATTTTTCCGGAATTGGATTACAATGATGATCCGCCGGTTCAGACTCTTCGAGCCAGGGATGTTCAGGGCAGGATTTGGAGGTTTCGGCATGTGTATAGGGGGAGGCCCCTTCGGCATTTGTTGACTACAGGTTGGAGTAAATTCGTTAACGGCAAGAAATTGGTAGCCGGAGACTCGATCGTGTTCTCGAAGGCTGAGAATGGCGAGGTCTCTGTCGGAATCAGGCGAGTGAAGAGGGACAATAGGGTAGGAAGAAAGAGGGCTGAAAGTGCTATTGAAGCTGTAAATCTTGCGGTGCAAGTGAAGCCATTCCAAGTGAGTTACTACCCAAATAATGGTACCCCAGAGTTCTGCGTTGACGCCACGGCGGTGTATGCGGCGGTGATGAGGAAGAGTCAGTTGGGCCCTGGGGCAAGATTTAAGATGGCTTTCGAGAGTGAGGATTCCTCTCGGGTGAGCTGGTTCATGGGATCCATTAACTCTGATGTAGATGATCAACCAAGCCGCTGGCTTGGTCCTCTGTGGCGCCTTCTACAG GTGACATGGGATGGAGGAGATATCAAATTTGTGAGGGGCATCAACCCATGGTTGGTCCGAGTGGTGAGCACACATACCATCCAAAACAATGACCGTGACCGTGGCCGTGGCCGTGACCGTGACCGTGACCGTGACCGTGACCGTGACGGCACACATGCAGCCAAGCAATTGGAGAAGTCCACCAATACTGAAAACAACAACAACCAGATACTTCACTTATTTGGTGTACGCATAGACACTGGACAAAAGAGCTGTCTCTAA
- the LOC133778810 gene encoding vacuolar protein sorting-associated protein 27-like, with translation MTEELERARLQSQSQGPTEGSETGSAAESSSIDQYEIMSKVLGERSDFQRGVGYSKGKGKKSASSSTSQSQAQPVHTPQEDMATMAEMMKSMREEIRMLKSQQGPSGNPQHTSTETESRFESLLQRYLPSQPEGGISSQSPPPWSMPQQQQQHVYPPQQNYPNTYGRSSQSPPLYYPDVATGSQTSHPRRRDFGDSSQQQHPQQMYGQFVSPSQQQRYGQFESFLHQSPSPRPHARQFRPSSQHHSTQAPQFASPPLPRPNTSDQDIDLNEYFTPSWPDQNNNN, from the coding sequence atgacggaagagcttgagagggcacgacttcaaagtcagtctcaaggaccgacggagggatctgaaactggatctgctgctgaatcctcgtcgatcgatcagtacgagattatgagtaaagtacttggggagaggtctgactttcaaagaggagtaggttacagcaaaggcaaagggaaaaaatCAGCTTCCAGCTCCACAAGTCAGTCACAGGCCCAACCTGTTCATACACCTCAGGAAGACATGGCTACTATGGCGGAAATGATGAAGTCAATGCGTGAAGAGATCCGGATGTTGAAATCTCAACAAGGTCCATCTGGTAATCCTCAGCATACCAGTACAGAAACTGAGTCGCGGTTTGAAAGCCTTCTCCAACGatatttaccatcacaacctgaaggtggtatatcttctcaaagtccacctccttggtcgatgccacaacaacaacaacaacatgtgTATCCACCTCAACAGAATTATCCAAACACGTACGGACGTTCCTCCCAGTCCCCTCCTTTATATTACCCCGACGTCGCTACCGGATCTCAGACGTCACATCCTAGGCGTCGTGACTTCGGGGATTCATCGCAGCAGCAGCATCCACAGCAgatgtatggtcaatttgtgagtccgtcgcagcagcagaggtatggtcagtttgagagttttTTGCATCAGTCTCCCTCGCCGCGACCACATGCTCGACAATTTAGACCATCTTCGCAGCATCACTCTACACaagcaccacagtttgcttcaccaccattgCCGCGCCCTAATACTAGTGATCAAGATATTGATCTTAATGAGTATTTTACACCAAGTTGGCCagatcaaaacaataataattag